A region of Epinephelus fuscoguttatus linkage group LG1, E.fuscoguttatus.final_Chr_v1 DNA encodes the following proteins:
- the si:dkey-7k24.5 gene encoding somatomedin-B and thrombospondin type-1 domain-containing protein yields MTVSSVTLLCLGLCLFLVGPCQCGCRETGLCCTGRDPSCISKGWRSDRSYGTCYCDQACVHTLDCCHDYETACPALSCVVSEWTEWSGCAQPCRATVRRRSRTILQEPLNAGKPCPHLEEHAGCAEYWSHQGSCNNPLVPALIITGGYGNARKKRDIPDSSDIIGYCVQFQLTSLTKGCQQSSGPHTQWMQHLREGHRVCVECQPPALAAGQTHCAGDGEKHDEDRKQSLQWQAVGNPRCRGVWRRVGRLEACSCPTAHSFLFI; encoded by the exons ATGACAGTCAGCTCTGTCACGTTGCTTTGCCTCGGACTGTGTTTGTTCCTCGTTGGTCCGTGTCAGTGTGGCTGTCGGGAAACAGGTCTGTGCTGCACCGGCCGGGACCCGTCATGCATCAGCAAAGGATGGAGGTCTGACCGCTCCTATGGCACCTGCTACTGCGACCAGGCCTGTGTCCACACCCTGGACTGCTGCCACGACTATGAGACAGCCTGCCCAG CGCTGTCGTGTGTGGTGAGCGAGTGGACGGAGTGGTCAGGCTGCGCCCAGCCCTGCAGGGCCACAGTCCGCAGGAGGAGCAGGACGATCCTGCAGGAGCCGCTCAATGCAGGCAAACCCTGTCCCCACCTGGAGGAGCACGCTGGATGTGCAGAGTACTGGTCTCACCAAGGGAGCTGTAACAATCCACTGG TCCCAGCACTGATTATCACAGGTGGCTATGGCAACGCCAGGAAGAAAAGAGACATCCCTGACAGCAGCGACATCATAGG GTATTGTGTCCAGTTTCAGTTGACCTCTCTCACAAAAGGATGCCAGCAAAGTTCAGGCCCACACACCCAGTGGATGCAGCACCTGAGGGAGGGGCACCGCGTGTGTGTTGAGTGCCAGCCGCCTGCTCTCGCTGCTGGACAGACACACTGTGCCGGGGATGGAGAGAAACACGATGAGGACAG AAAACAGTCTCTCCAGTGGCAGGCAGTGGGAAACCCTCGATGCAGGGGTGTGTGGAGGCGAGTAGGGAGGCTGGAGGCCTGTTCCTGCCCAACAGCCCACAGCTTCCTCTTCATctaa